The DNA window ACTGGGGTAGACTAGGAGAACAGTGTATAATGGGTACACTGAAGGGcactgttaaaggtgcactgttatATTTTAGAGGtatctttccagaattcatgctgcccattcacagtaAATAATACCttgttacttagtaaatattcataaatagatcacatttggcaacaggtagcacagttttaatgagctgcatagttgcaatgcctactcttgccaccatcctacacagtgcacctttaagaactgGTGTAGTCAGCTGGAACTCAAAAACATAAAACTACATaaaatacatactacatacaaaaATACACTCTTTAGGTAAAAGCGGTGAATTTTCAAGCATAAGGCATCTAGTAGGCAAACATCCTAACATCTCAAATGTGATTATTGTTGATCAATTGTGGGGACAGTGACCCGTCTTCTCTTGATTACATGGATCTAGAGAAGAAAGTCAAAAGCTTCCAACAGAAAATATTTTGGGCTTAAATGTCCTCAACCCAAAGTGGGTGTTTTCCCATAAAGCCAACTGCAGAAATGAATGCCCAATACAGTGGTGTGGGATggggacatacatacacacctgcTTTTATCAATAACAGTAGTGCTACCACTTTGCTTTTGAGAATACAACCCAGATCTGCATACATGGAGAATTCTGTCGTATGTCCTGCAAATATGAATAGTATGTCTGAATGAAATGTATGAATTGTAAAGTTTTCTTCTATTAGTTGTCAACAGGATGTCGTATGTACAGGTATGACTACATTCCCTTCAGTGATGAATTACACATTTTATTGTAGTCAATCACCGTCTTTAACATGTCCCTCTTCTTGCTGTGTTTCAGGGGTGTGTGGGCACATTGAGCCTGTCCTTTTTACTGTCCTGTAAGCCAGAGCCAGATGCATGCATCCCTGTATCCACGCTTCGCCATGAAGGACTCCAGACAACCAAGCAGACCCGGATGAGGAAGGTGTCAGTGGTGTTGGTGGATTGCCATGATTTCATTGCAGGTCTGTTAAAAATGAAAATGGCTGTATTGAAGGAGAAAGGGAACATTTACACACTGTACAGACAAAGTGGCTACATTTTAGAGCGGAGACAAATGTGAATCCTTGCTGTGAATGGCTACTTTTCACTTAGAATAATGCTTGACAAAAATTAATAATGTTACATTTGATATCACAGGTATAATTGGTCTTCTCTTTTCTCCCAGCAGGGAAACCCAAGGTCCAATCAGCTATAAAATCTGAGCCTACATTTTTACCAGTATGTGCTTACAGAAGTATTACAATAACATTAACCACCAGTATTGTGTAAGGAAATGTTCATTTAGCTTATTTGTAGATGTTAATGTATCTGATTTTCAATTACTGCAATGTAATGGAGTCTTTTTGAAATAGCAGGCAAATGCACCCACTCCGCTGTCTTACCAAACTCAACAAGCCTTCAAAGAGTGTGGCACTGGCAGCTCCATTGGCAGACGTGCAGCGGTACATATTCCAATGAGAGGGTTATCCGTGGTACTGGTAGACTGCTGTAAGAGTGGGAGGCCAAATGGGAGCCCTGAGCAACAAGGATGCAACAGAAAAGGCCTCAGCAGGGGTATGAGACATGGGACATTCCTTGCCGCGTGTTgcctatgtagtgtgtgtgtctgtggtcatatcagaatctgtgtgtgtttgtgatcataTCACGTCTCTCCCTCCACAATTGAAAGGTCTTTTCAGTTGTTCTGCTCCAATATGTTCTGTTAAGCTGTCCCGAAAGAATCGTCTAGTTGTCAAATGTCTCAGCCACTTGTGACCTATACTGTAAATATGAATGAGAGCAGCTTGTGACTGGAAGCTTACCTTTTGTTTACGTACTTACTGCCCATTTTGCCTCCTGGCaagtagggcagcaacaaaggttCTCCACTTACCTTTTGTTTGGATACATACTATTGGATATGGTTTTGGACAGGTAGTCatgtgtgtgtaactctgtatagTTGATTTTATAGCACATTTGTTTTTGTATATTGTGACGTGTGCATTTTCTGTTTTACACCTCCATGCACAGTGTATATAGAAAAATGACAAAGGCTTTCTAGTCTATTTTATATTCTTGTGTGTTCATCTCTGCACAGCTAATTAGCACACGTTTCTGTGTCGCAGGCTCACTGAAGTCTCCGAAAGTGACGAGCAAAATGAACACCACATTAAGACGGAAGACCATACTGGACTGCAGTGAATGTGGCAAGAGCTTCAAGACTCTGAAACAGCTAAAGGAACACCAGTGTGGGGATACAGGCCAGAGCACCCTCTCCTGTCCCAAATGTGACAAACGTTTCACCAGCCCTGGCAACCTTGTCCGCCACCAACAACAGAATCACACCAAGAGAAAACCCTATCGCTGTTCATTGTGCAACTGCAGATTCCGCAGAAGAGAACACCTTGTGCTTCACCAGCGCACCCACACAGGAGAAAGGCCCCACTTCTGCCCCAGGTGCCAGAAGGCTTTCAGCGACCCGACCCACCTTAGAAACCACCAGCGACAGCACGACACCAAAGGGGGAAAGCCGTACCAATGTTCAGAGTGCGACCGGAGTTTCCGAGACCCGTCCAATCTCAGCAAACACAAGCGCATTCACTCAGGTGTGAGGCCCTACCAGTGCAATGAGTGCGGCCAGCGTTTTAACAGAACTGAGCACCTGAAGGAACACAAGAGGACTCATACAGGTGAGAGGCCATATGCATGCCAGCTGTGTGGCAGAGGCTTTGGGAGAAAGGCCCACCTACGACTACACCTGCGCACGCATAGAGGGAGCAACAAAAAGCCAAAGGTGGTGAAGTGACCATCAAGATGGATATTGAgatatgtttacatgagacatttaattcagaattaactcactataattctgaataaagctaaaTTCCGCTATGAAAACGCCATgtcaacacttcacaatttggaattaaatgaaagatcaaagtaaactcgacagagctatttaattctgaattaataatttggCATTGAAAACGTCATATTGTACAAATGTAGCCATTGTGGTTTTAAGAAATCAGAACGGCATTTGTATCTTGACTTACTTCTCCGATACATGAAGTGAATAGATACACATCAAAGATGCATTGAAGGTGCTGTATATTATAATGTTTGAGGCCGGGGACATGTTTGCTGTGAGCCTTAAATTACACATGCCTACCTACACATACCTGCTTCAGAACAGTCAGAGCACAACGCATGATCATGTAGGAGTAGATGGACAACGGGGCGCTCAATATTTTCCGTCACTGTTTGACTCTACCACGACCTTAACATGGAAGTTCCGAAGGTTGCCCCTCACTTTTCTGTCAATATTGCAGCGTATGTATGTACACTCCTGCGCACATTGTGTCTGATTTGCACGTATCCTGCAGCAGCCATGTTCCCGGCCTTacacaagaaaaaaatatttctaaATTGTTGTCCTAAATCCCATGTGTGTGAATGGCATGAATAAAGATGAAACGTATGGCATAATTACATGTCAGTTGTTCAATTCTAGTGTAATTGATCAAATAAAATACTTGTGCAGAAGTCTTTTTTTAACCAAGTTTATTAAAAATGCCAAAAAAAGGCTTTAGAGTCTTACAAACACTGAAGTTACGTATGAAAACAGCTGACTGTCATTTACTCCCTCGCTCACATATGGCCACATAGGGTGGGCTAACACCCAGTGGTCTTACACAACCCATTCACTCTCTTGTTTGACATGAAAGGCAGGATCAAAACAATGCCTTAGATTCCAAATTTGAAACAGTGATGAATTTTGGATAGTTTAGCCTGAACCTCACCATATCCACTCAATCATCCAATGAGATTAtctgtaaaaatagaaaatgtaaCTTAACAAAATTCACTATTTCAAGTTTGCATTTCTTTAAGTCAGCCACAAAACCACAGTCTTTTCACATAATATATCATCATCTTCACTCCCAGATCAGGGGCATATTCCAGACAGCATTGAAAGCAGTCTCTTAACCTGGGTGCATAAACCCTGAGCAAGTGGTAACTCTAATAATACAGGAGTCCTATGACTTTGTTTTGATTGAAGGGGAAAACTGACAGTCTCTTCTAATAGGAGGTTTACAATTCACCCTGGATTAATTTAGCCAGGTGTGAGTAACtaaatcacttttttggaatatgCCCCTGGGGTTAAATTCAAATTCACATCGGGGTGGACACACAGACCAGACAATAGAGCCTGATCAAGATATCTAGATCTAGATAGTCCTTCTGTGGCTGTTCTTCCTCTGGCAaaggcctgtgtatgtgtgtgtgttgcgcatcTCACTGGATCTCGCCCAGGTACAGGCGTTTGTCGCTGGCTCCTGACAGGATTATGGGCTCATCTGGGTGGAAGGCGACCTCGTTGACGGATCCCGCGTGACCCGGGAGTTTGTAGAGGATGCGGCGAGTTGTGGTGTCCCAGACGTACACGAACCTGTCGGCGGATCCAGCCGAGATCTTGCTGCCGTCAGGCGACCAAGCGCACCGCAGGAGGTTCTTCTCGAAGTTGTGGACGTTCCCCTGGAAGATCTTCACACACCTGCAAAGCAAATAATGGTGGaattgatattacattacatttagcagacacttttgatcAGAGAGACTTACAAGGAGGATGTTTGCATATAACTAGTGCGCATTGTAGAAATGTATGTTGCAAGGGTAGGCACAATCAAACTCAAGAAAATTGTAAGCTTTGGTCTAAGTCTTAATCGTACGAAATTGGCTGTGTTTCAAATATGGGCTGTCAGATGAATACCAAAACAACACTTAACATGTAGTGAATTACTAGCACCACTCCCCTGCACCcttgtccatggctgaagtgaccttgcaCAAATCCTGCAATACTTGAAGGGGAGATGTCCCTCTACCCAACT is part of the Engraulis encrasicolus isolate BLACKSEA-1 chromosome 9, IST_EnEncr_1.0, whole genome shotgun sequence genome and encodes:
- the LOC134455868 gene encoding zinc finger protein 691-like isoform X3 yields the protein MPLHETCHRQEQQNYAGCVGTLSLSFLLSCKPEPDACIPVSTLRHEGLQTTKQTRMRKVSVVLVDCHDFIAAGKPKVQSAIKSEPTFLPQANAPTPLSYQTQQAFKECGTGSSIGRRAAVHIPMRGLSVVLVDCCKSGRPNGSPEQQGCNRKGLSRGSLKSPKVTSKMNTTLRRKTILDCSECGKSFKTLKQLKEHQCGDTGQSTLSCPKCDKRFTSPGNLVRHQQQNHTKRKPYRCSLCNCRFRRREHLVLHQRTHTGERPHFCPRCQKAFSDPTHLRNHQRQHDTKGGKPYQCSECDRSFRDPSNLSKHKRIHSGVRPYQCNECGQRFNRTEHLKEHKRTHTGERPYACQLCGRGFGRKAHLRLHLRTHRGSNKKPKVVK
- the LOC134455868 gene encoding zinc finger protein 691-like isoform X2 translates to MIETIKIETDDSSDGEHGQNRKGCVGTLSLSFLLSCKPEPDACIPVSTLRHEGLQTTKQTRMRKVSVVLVDCHDFIAGKPKVQSAIKSEPTFLPQANAPTPLSYQTQQAFKECGTGSSIGRRAAVHIPMRGLSVVLVDCCKSGRPNGSPEQQGCNRKGLSRGSLKSPKVTSKMNTTLRRKTILDCSECGKSFKTLKQLKEHQCGDTGQSTLSCPKCDKRFTSPGNLVRHQQQNHTKRKPYRCSLCNCRFRRREHLVLHQRTHTGERPHFCPRCQKAFSDPTHLRNHQRQHDTKGGKPYQCSECDRSFRDPSNLSKHKRIHSGVRPYQCNECGQRFNRTEHLKEHKRTHTGERPYACQLCGRGFGRKAHLRLHLRTHRGSNKKPKVVK
- the LOC134455868 gene encoding zinc finger protein 691-like isoform X1, which codes for MIETIKIETDDSSDGEHGQNRKGCVGTLSLSFLLSCKPEPDACIPVSTLRHEGLQTTKQTRMRKVSVVLVDCHDFIAAGKPKVQSAIKSEPTFLPQANAPTPLSYQTQQAFKECGTGSSIGRRAAVHIPMRGLSVVLVDCCKSGRPNGSPEQQGCNRKGLSRGSLKSPKVTSKMNTTLRRKTILDCSECGKSFKTLKQLKEHQCGDTGQSTLSCPKCDKRFTSPGNLVRHQQQNHTKRKPYRCSLCNCRFRRREHLVLHQRTHTGERPHFCPRCQKAFSDPTHLRNHQRQHDTKGGKPYQCSECDRSFRDPSNLSKHKRIHSGVRPYQCNECGQRFNRTEHLKEHKRTHTGERPYACQLCGRGFGRKAHLRLHLRTHRGSNKKPKVVK
- the LOC134455868 gene encoding gastrula zinc finger protein XlCGF17.1-like isoform X4, with the translated sequence MIETIKIETDDSSDGEHGQNRKGCVGTLSLSFLLSCKPEPDACIPVSTLRHEGLQTTKQTRMRKVSVVLVDCHDFIAGSLKSPKVTSKMNTTLRRKTILDCSECGKSFKTLKQLKEHQCGDTGQSTLSCPKCDKRFTSPGNLVRHQQQNHTKRKPYRCSLCNCRFRRREHLVLHQRTHTGERPHFCPRCQKAFSDPTHLRNHQRQHDTKGGKPYQCSECDRSFRDPSNLSKHKRIHSGVRPYQCNECGQRFNRTEHLKEHKRTHTGERPYACQLCGRGFGRKAHLRLHLRTHRGSNKKPKVVK